A stretch of Anaeromyxobacter dehalogenans 2CP-1 DNA encodes these proteins:
- a CDS encoding kelch repeat-containing protein has product MRSRHALSVMVAALSAAAAALAGCTGGSSGAEPRPLAAALAADPPAFAPGAGVTLVPAFARGTARIEPDVGPVTSGGRYQVGPALEARTYRLIVEDGAERAEAVVRVPFAYRDAIRPLDPPGSARAQHVAVGLGDGRVLLATGSANISTFSWTAELYDATTGTSAATGELRLGLAAAAALRLADGRVLVAGGQSNFRDREDLAAVWDPADGRWTEPGALAQARAGHALALLDDGRVLVTGGAWLGRAPGSVVTEELLDPDAAASRAPAGSAMIHPRAFHTATVLRDGRVLVAGGLNSFSGGDAVEAELFDPVTESFALTGSLAHPRGSHAAVRLGDGRVLVVGGLDAGWTYVAEAELWDPDTGAFTPAGALATPRADHSATLLADGRVLVAGGTDVDGKRLDTVELWDPATRAFTPGPVRLGARRALHSATALPDGRVLVVGGEDGADALRQAEVYE; this is encoded by the coding sequence ATGCGCTCCCGCCACGCACTTTCCGTGATGGTCGCCGCCCTCTCGGCCGCGGCCGCCGCGCTCGCCGGCTGCACCGGCGGCTCCTCCGGCGCCGAGCCGCGCCCGCTCGCCGCGGCGCTCGCGGCCGACCCGCCCGCGTTCGCGCCGGGCGCCGGCGTGACGCTCGTGCCGGCGTTCGCGCGCGGCACCGCGCGCATCGAGCCGGATGTCGGCCCGGTGACGAGCGGTGGCCGATACCAGGTGGGCCCCGCGCTCGAGGCGCGCACCTACCGGCTGATCGTCGAGGACGGCGCCGAGCGCGCCGAGGCGGTGGTCCGGGTCCCGTTCGCCTACCGCGACGCCATCCGGCCGCTGGACCCGCCAGGGAGCGCCCGCGCGCAGCACGTCGCGGTGGGCCTCGGGGACGGCCGCGTCCTGCTCGCCACCGGCTCGGCGAACATCTCGACATTCAGCTGGACCGCGGAGCTCTACGACGCGACCACCGGCACCTCGGCGGCCACCGGCGAGCTGCGCCTGGGCCTCGCGGCCGCTGCCGCGCTGCGCCTCGCCGACGGACGCGTGCTGGTGGCGGGCGGGCAGAGCAACTTCCGCGATCGGGAAGACCTCGCGGCGGTCTGGGATCCGGCGGACGGGCGCTGGACCGAGCCGGGCGCGCTCGCCCAGGCGCGCGCGGGTCACGCGCTCGCGCTGCTCGACGACGGCCGCGTGCTCGTGACCGGCGGCGCGTGGCTGGGCAGGGCGCCGGGCTCGGTCGTCACCGAGGAGCTGCTCGACCCGGACGCGGCCGCGAGCCGGGCGCCGGCGGGCTCGGCCATGATCCATCCACGCGCGTTCCACACCGCCACGGTCCTGCGCGACGGCCGGGTGCTGGTGGCGGGCGGGCTGAACAGCTTCTCCGGCGGCGACGCGGTCGAGGCCGAGCTGTTCGACCCGGTCACCGAGTCGTTCGCGCTCACCGGCTCGCTCGCGCACCCCCGCGGCAGCCACGCGGCGGTGCGGCTCGGCGACGGCCGCGTGCTGGTGGTGGGCGGGCTCGACGCGGGGTGGACGTACGTGGCCGAGGCCGAGCTGTGGGACCCGGACACCGGCGCCTTCACGCCGGCCGGGGCGCTCGCGACGCCGCGGGCGGACCACTCCGCCACGCTGCTCGCCGACGGCCGGGTGCTGGTGGCGGGCGGTACCGACGTGGACGGCAAGCGGCTCGACACGGTGGAGCTGTGGGACCCGGCGACCCGGGCGTTCACCCCGGGGCCGGTCCGACTCGGCGCCCGGCGCGCGCTCCACAGCGCCACGGCGCTCCCCGACGGACGAGTCCTGGTGGTCGGCGGCGAGGACGGCGCGGACGCGCTCCGGCAGGCGGAGGTGTACGAGTAG
- a CDS encoding protein kinase domain-containing protein, with protein MTPPKPAQTAEPVSQDSPRSEPAAEHRSVQLTRLLAEMVHVNDVPLGDAWSPVLRPGATIGRFRLVRELGRGGFGVVYEAEDGDLGRTVAVKVVRPGTRIATRGREWMQREAEAVARLNHPNIVTLHDFGQAPEGPYLVFELLRGDSLARRLEREKTLEFEQVIDLGVAITRALVHAHAAGVVHRDLKPGNVHLGDDGEVKVLDFGFAHLFGRGGIGDGGTPAYMAPEQWEGEGGDARVDLFALGIILHQCLAGALPYRVDKDWSEAQEPGPTPALPRRAAPRALRALVRRLLDRDAARRPASAREARDALLAIQQAHAGRTRRRTLVATSSVALTAIALSAWLALDREPPPGEQLKAVLGAMENRAGDPTLDAVPGLLAAALEPSKRVRLVAPARLAAVSREAGLGEPGRLDAERARNLARIAGAGLVLLPSAEPGEHGPVLSVRAVESETGKELFEATADLWSASGMSDGVDQLAERIRREAKERRADRRVRRPVAEAVTASPEAARWYYAGVDCMERARAFAGPYESCVSALDRALALDPAFPLAHYRLALVGSTAGAKDDVGLRHVDAAMRGAGRLGPRERRLVEALQARIDGRFQEAHRLYDLVLAENGDDVEALEGAGDLLWRQGRWAECVPYYEKLVALMPDREDPLATLAEALGRLGRFDELRSLRALVFGRPDSPARSQGLVDVHLWLGEPDVALAEARRAFELRGTTEALLLQKAAVAAGEYAEAAKAARALQDRARGSVQLARLLAAQGQLRDALALNEAAYAEYPEPIVNERHYIGAHLSMVAWDRKRVWPFAARAAAVNPEYAADLAVPLALLGDIDHARALGQHLAPGSVAAEELAALLAWRAGDVNGALTRLAAAEVRDAWPMDGVPPAYLFAEVSASAGNDREVLAAVRRFLRLPPRGAWRSFAFPRALYLAAKAEKNIGDDAAALERVDRLLRIVGEADRDVPLARDARALRSSLAAPQGIRVRQ; from the coding sequence GTGACGCCGCCCAAGCCCGCCCAGACCGCCGAGCCGGTGAGCCAGGACTCGCCGCGCTCCGAGCCGGCCGCCGAGCACCGCTCGGTCCAGCTCACGCGGCTGCTCGCCGAGATGGTGCACGTGAACGACGTGCCGCTCGGCGATGCCTGGTCCCCGGTGCTCCGGCCCGGCGCCACCATCGGCCGCTTCCGCCTGGTCCGCGAGCTGGGGCGCGGCGGCTTCGGCGTGGTGTACGAGGCCGAGGACGGCGACCTGGGCCGGACGGTGGCGGTGAAGGTGGTGCGCCCGGGCACGCGCATCGCCACCCGCGGCCGCGAGTGGATGCAGCGCGAGGCCGAGGCGGTGGCGCGGCTCAACCACCCGAACATCGTCACGCTGCACGACTTCGGGCAGGCGCCGGAGGGCCCGTACCTCGTGTTCGAGCTGCTGCGCGGCGACTCGCTGGCGCGGCGGCTGGAGCGCGAGAAGACGCTCGAGTTCGAGCAGGTGATCGACCTCGGCGTCGCCATCACGCGGGCGCTCGTGCACGCGCACGCGGCCGGCGTCGTCCACCGCGACCTCAAGCCCGGCAACGTCCACCTCGGCGACGACGGCGAGGTGAAGGTGCTCGACTTCGGGTTCGCGCACCTGTTCGGGCGCGGCGGCATCGGCGACGGCGGGACGCCCGCGTACATGGCGCCCGAGCAGTGGGAGGGGGAGGGCGGCGACGCGCGGGTGGACCTGTTCGCGCTCGGCATCATCCTGCACCAGTGCCTCGCCGGCGCGCTGCCGTACCGGGTGGACAAGGACTGGAGCGAGGCGCAGGAGCCCGGGCCGACGCCGGCCCTGCCGCGCCGGGCCGCCCCGCGGGCGCTCCGGGCGCTGGTGCGGCGGCTGCTCGACCGCGACGCCGCGAGGCGCCCCGCCAGCGCGCGCGAGGCCCGCGACGCGCTGCTCGCCATCCAGCAGGCGCACGCCGGCCGGACCCGCCGCCGCACCCTGGTCGCGACCTCCAGCGTGGCGCTCACCGCCATCGCGCTCTCCGCCTGGCTCGCGCTCGACCGCGAGCCGCCGCCCGGCGAGCAGCTGAAGGCGGTGCTCGGCGCCATGGAGAACCGCGCCGGCGATCCCACGCTCGACGCGGTCCCCGGCCTGCTCGCCGCCGCGCTCGAGCCCTCGAAGCGCGTGCGGCTGGTGGCGCCGGCGCGGCTCGCCGCGGTGTCGCGCGAGGCCGGGCTGGGGGAGCCGGGGCGGCTCGACGCCGAGCGGGCGCGCAACCTGGCCCGCATCGCCGGCGCCGGCCTGGTGCTGCTGCCGTCTGCGGAGCCGGGCGAGCACGGCCCGGTGCTGTCGGTGCGGGCGGTCGAGTCGGAGACCGGCAAGGAGCTCTTCGAGGCGACCGCCGACCTGTGGAGCGCCTCGGGCATGTCCGACGGCGTGGACCAGCTCGCCGAGCGGATCCGCCGGGAGGCCAAGGAGCGCCGCGCCGACCGCCGCGTGCGGCGCCCGGTGGCGGAGGCCGTGACCGCAAGCCCGGAGGCGGCGCGCTGGTACTACGCGGGGGTGGATTGCATGGAGAGGGCGCGAGCGTTCGCTGGCCCGTACGAGAGTTGCGTTTCGGCTCTCGACCGCGCGCTCGCGCTCGATCCCGCGTTCCCGCTCGCGCACTACAGGCTCGCGTTGGTCGGTTCGACCGCGGGTGCCAAGGACGACGTCGGGCTGCGGCACGTCGACGCGGCAATGAGGGGGGCCGGGCGATTGGGCCCACGCGAGCGGCGGCTCGTCGAAGCGCTCCAGGCGCGCATCGATGGCAGGTTTCAGGAGGCGCACCGCCTCTACGACCTGGTCCTGGCCGAAAACGGAGACGACGTCGAGGCGCTCGAAGGCGCCGGTGACCTCCTGTGGAGGCAGGGCAGATGGGCCGAGTGCGTGCCGTACTACGAGAAGCTCGTCGCGCTCATGCCCGATCGAGAGGATCCGCTGGCGACCCTGGCCGAGGCCCTGGGGCGCCTTGGGCGCTTCGACGAGCTTCGCTCGCTTCGAGCGCTCGTGTTCGGCCGTCCGGATTCGCCCGCCCGCAGCCAAGGGCTCGTGGACGTCCATCTGTGGCTCGGGGAACCCGACGTCGCCTTGGCAGAGGCTCGTCGCGCGTTCGAACTTCGGGGTACGACCGAGGCGCTTCTGCTGCAGAAGGCGGCGGTCGCAGCAGGAGAATACGCCGAAGCAGCCAAGGCGGCGCGCGCGCTCCAGGATCGCGCCAGGGGGTCGGTACAGCTCGCGCGGTTGCTCGCGGCGCAAGGTCAGCTGCGAGATGCTCTGGCCCTCAACGAAGCGGCGTACGCCGAGTATCCGGAGCCGATCGTGAACGAGCGCCACTACATTGGCGCTCACCTGTCCATGGTTGCGTGGGATCGCAAGCGGGTCTGGCCCTTTGCGGCTCGGGCGGCGGCCGTAAACCCGGAGTACGCGGCGGACCTCGCCGTTCCTCTCGCGCTCCTTGGCGACATCGATCACGCGCGGGCTCTTGGCCAGCACCTTGCGCCAGGGTCCGTCGCGGCCGAAGAACTGGCGGCGCTGCTCGCGTGGCGCGCGGGTGACGTGAACGGCGCACTGACCCGCCTCGCTGCGGCGGAGGTGCGGGACGCCTGGCCGATGGACGGCGTGCCGCCCGCCTACCTTTTCGCGGAGGTGAGCGCTAGCGCAGGGAACGATCGCGAGGTGCTCGCGGCGGTCCGGCGATTCCTCCGGCTTCCGCCCCGCGGTGCCTGGCGCTCCTTTGCGTTTCCACGTGCTCTCTATCTTGCGGCGAAGGCGGAGAAGAACATCGGGGACGACGCCGCGGCCCTGGAACGCGTGGACCGCCTCCTCCGGATCGTCGGCGAGGCCGATCGCGATGTCCCGTTGGCGAGGGACGCGCGAGCGCTCCGCTCATCGCTCGCCGCGCCTCAGGGGATTCGTGTCCGTCAGTGA
- a CDS encoding MvdC/MvdD family ATP grasp protein: MILAITHPADEHAPLMLRALEAIRAPVTVLDFSDLPRHGRIVLSHGGRARRRELRLDGQPPIDPDQVTAVWWRRPLPFAAAAALSRQDASFANRQMGEAIMGIMASLREARFVNEPWRAQVASHKTHQLAAAERAGLPLPRTLVTSDPDEARAFLDGCGADGAIHKALHAIEADWRTTRRVGPDDLARLAALPLAPVIFQERVPGVDVRVTVVGDQLFAADFDARDTASPDDFRPVTHLCRVAACEVPDAVAAGLRRLMADLGLVYGAADFRRRDDGSWAFLEVNPGGQWGFVEERTGQPITAALARLLAGRR; the protein is encoded by the coding sequence ATGATCCTCGCCATCACCCACCCCGCGGACGAGCACGCGCCGCTGATGCTCCGGGCGCTCGAGGCCATCCGGGCGCCGGTCACGGTGCTCGACTTCTCGGACCTGCCGCGACACGGGCGCATCGTGCTCTCGCACGGCGGCCGCGCGCGCCGCCGGGAGCTCCGGCTCGACGGCCAGCCGCCCATCGATCCGGACCAGGTCACCGCGGTGTGGTGGCGCCGGCCGCTGCCGTTCGCCGCGGCGGCCGCCCTGAGCCGGCAGGACGCCTCCTTCGCGAACCGGCAGATGGGCGAGGCGATCATGGGCATCATGGCCTCGCTCCGCGAGGCGCGCTTCGTGAACGAGCCCTGGCGCGCCCAGGTGGCCTCCCACAAGACCCACCAGCTCGCCGCCGCGGAGCGCGCCGGGCTGCCGCTGCCGCGCACGCTCGTCACGAGCGATCCGGACGAGGCCCGCGCGTTCCTCGACGGGTGCGGCGCCGACGGCGCCATCCACAAGGCGCTCCACGCCATCGAGGCGGACTGGCGGACCACCCGCCGCGTCGGCCCGGACGACCTGGCGCGGCTCGCGGCGCTGCCGCTCGCGCCGGTCATCTTCCAGGAGCGCGTGCCGGGGGTGGACGTGCGGGTGACGGTGGTGGGCGACCAGCTCTTTGCGGCCGACTTCGACGCGCGCGACACGGCCTCGCCGGACGACTTCCGGCCGGTGACCCACCTCTGCCGCGTGGCGGCCTGCGAGGTCCCGGACGCGGTCGCGGCCGGACTGCGGCGGCTCATGGCGGACCTGGGGCTGGTCTACGGGGCGGCCGACTTCCGGCGCCGGGACGACGGCTCCTGGGCGTTCCTCGAGGTGAACCCGGGCGGCCAGTGGGGGTTCGTGGAGGAGCGGACCGGACAGCCGATCACCGCCGCGCTCGCCCGGCTGCTGGCGGGCCGGCGCTGA
- a CDS encoding RNA polymerase sigma factor: MDVESRVSAALEAGDHRLAATEIIRGYGPRILGYLNVLLRDETAASDAFALFAEQVWRGMPGFQRRSSARTWAFKAAWSAAMKVRDDAWRRLGQRLDTTEATRLAADVRTRTAVRLERQRQELEELRAMLDDEEQTLLVLRLDQQLSWDEVAEVLSQEGKRVDPATLRKRYERIKDRLAEIIRRRAVEGSREES; this comes from the coding sequence ATGGACGTCGAGTCCAGGGTCTCCGCGGCGCTGGAGGCGGGCGATCACCGCCTCGCCGCGACCGAGATCATCCGCGGCTACGGCCCGCGGATCCTGGGCTACCTGAACGTCCTGCTCCGCGACGAGACCGCCGCCTCCGACGCGTTCGCGCTGTTCGCCGAGCAGGTGTGGCGCGGCATGCCGGGCTTCCAGCGCCGCTCCAGCGCCCGGACCTGGGCGTTCAAGGCCGCCTGGAGCGCCGCCATGAAGGTGCGCGACGACGCCTGGCGGCGGCTGGGGCAGCGGCTCGACACCACCGAGGCCACCCGCCTCGCCGCCGACGTGCGCACCCGCACCGCGGTCCGCCTCGAGCGCCAGCGGCAGGAGCTGGAGGAGCTGCGCGCGATGCTGGACGACGAGGAGCAGACGCTGCTCGTGCTCCGGCTCGACCAGCAGCTCTCCTGGGACGAGGTCGCGGAGGTGCTGTCGCAGGAGGGGAAGCGCGTGGACCCGGCCACGCTGCGCAAGCGCTACGAGCGCATCAAGGACCGCCTCGCCGAGATCATCCGGCGGCGCGCGGTCGAGGGCAGCCGGGAAGAGTCCTGA
- a CDS encoding aldo/keto reductase, whose translation MDTTRLGRTGLEVSRLCLGTMNFGPETPEDEAFRIMDRALDAGVFFFDTANVYGQKASEWGKLPREGRTEQIVGRWLAQGGGRRERIVLATKVYGPMWEGPNGRGLSAYHIRRACEDSLRRLGTDHVDLYQMHHVDRATPWDELWEAMDRLVRDGKVLYVGSSNFAGWHVAQACEAAARRNLLGLVSEQSLYNLVSRTIELEVVPACRAYGVGILPWSPLAGGLLGGALAKAATGRRAGERVQKKIEQHRPQLERWEKLCAEMGQRPADVALAWVLGRPGVTAPIVGPRTVAQLDEAIAATELTLDAAAVQAIDAIWPGPGGEAPEAYAW comes from the coding sequence ATGGACACCACGCGACTGGGAAGGACCGGGCTCGAGGTCAGCCGGCTGTGCCTCGGCACCATGAACTTCGGGCCGGAGACGCCGGAGGACGAGGCGTTCCGGATCATGGACCGCGCGCTCGACGCGGGCGTGTTCTTCTTCGACACCGCCAACGTCTACGGCCAGAAGGCGAGCGAGTGGGGCAAGCTCCCGCGCGAGGGGCGCACCGAGCAGATCGTGGGGCGCTGGCTGGCGCAGGGCGGCGGGCGGCGCGAGCGCATCGTGCTCGCGACCAAGGTGTACGGGCCGATGTGGGAGGGGCCGAACGGCCGCGGGCTCTCCGCGTACCACATCCGCCGCGCCTGCGAGGACAGCCTGCGCCGGCTCGGCACCGACCACGTGGACCTGTACCAGATGCACCACGTGGACCGCGCCACGCCGTGGGACGAGCTCTGGGAGGCGATGGACCGGCTGGTGCGCGACGGCAAGGTGCTCTACGTCGGCAGCAGCAACTTCGCCGGCTGGCACGTGGCGCAGGCCTGCGAGGCCGCCGCACGGCGGAACCTCCTCGGCCTCGTCTCCGAGCAGAGCCTCTACAACCTCGTCTCCCGCACCATCGAGCTGGAGGTGGTCCCGGCCTGCCGCGCCTATGGCGTCGGCATCCTGCCCTGGAGCCCGCTCGCGGGCGGCCTCCTCGGCGGCGCGCTCGCGAAGGCCGCCACCGGCCGGCGCGCCGGCGAGCGGGTGCAGAAGAAGATCGAGCAGCACCGCCCGCAGCTCGAGCGCTGGGAGAAGCTCTGCGCCGAGATGGGCCAGCGGCCCGCGGACGTGGCGCTGGCGTGGGTGCTGGGGCGGCCCGGCGTCACCGCGCCCATCGTCGGGCCGCGCACCGTGGCCCAGCTCGACGAGGCCATCGCCGCGACCGAGCTGACGCTCGACGCGGCCGCTGTGCAGGCCATCGACGCGATCTGGCCGGGCCCCGGCGGCGAGGCGCCGGAGGCGTACGCCTGGTGA
- a CDS encoding GreA/GreB family elongation factor, whose product MSKAFTSEETPDLGPVVRPPPRLAPGEVRYVTPEGQAALREALARLRAERADAARLPDAERAPRLADLDARIAALDATLGALTVLGPEATPEGQVGFGTWVTVEEEDGRRVTWRLVGPDEADARRGLISAGSPVARALLGRRAGEVVEVHRPGGEAELTVVAVRRTAP is encoded by the coding sequence GTGTCCAAGGCCTTCACCAGCGAGGAGACGCCCGACCTCGGCCCGGTGGTGCGCCCGCCGCCGCGGCTCGCGCCGGGCGAGGTGCGCTATGTCACGCCCGAGGGGCAGGCCGCGCTGCGCGAGGCGCTGGCGCGGCTCCGGGCCGAGCGCGCCGACGCGGCCCGGCTCCCAGACGCCGAGCGCGCGCCGCGGCTCGCCGACCTGGACGCGCGCATCGCAGCGCTCGACGCGACGCTGGGCGCGCTCACCGTGCTCGGGCCCGAGGCGACGCCGGAGGGGCAGGTGGGGTTCGGGACCTGGGTGACCGTCGAGGAGGAGGACGGCCGCCGGGTCACCTGGCGCCTGGTCGGGCCGGACGAGGCCGACGCGCGGCGCGGGCTCATCAGCGCCGGCTCGCCGGTGGCACGCGCGCTGCTCGGGCGTCGCGCCGGGGAGGTGGTGGAGGTGCACCGGCCCGGCGGCGAGGCGGAGCTGACCGTGGTGGCGGTGCGGCGCACCGCGCCCTGA
- a CDS encoding metallophosphoesterase family protein: MLRIAALSDIHGNVWALEAVLEDAHRQGVDLVVNTGDVLSGPLEPAATADLLIPLGLPTIAGNHERQLLACEHHAGGPADQHAFEHTTPRHREWLRHLPPTLDLARAGVFLCHGSPTSDTQHLLEDVEHGGLRLAAPGTLETRAFGVDRSLILCGHSHVPHATALSGGRLVVNPGSVGLQAYEDDHPSHHRVENGSPHARYALCHRTLRGWSVAFRCVAYDHFRAAETARANGREDWARWLETGRA, encoded by the coding sequence ATGCTGCGCATCGCGGCGCTTTCGGACATCCACGGGAACGTCTGGGCCCTCGAGGCGGTGCTGGAGGACGCGCACCGGCAGGGCGTGGACCTCGTCGTCAACACGGGCGACGTCCTCTCCGGGCCGCTCGAGCCGGCGGCCACCGCCGACCTGCTCATCCCGCTCGGCCTGCCGACCATCGCGGGCAACCACGAGCGGCAGCTCCTCGCCTGCGAGCACCACGCCGGCGGGCCGGCCGACCAGCACGCGTTCGAGCACACCACGCCACGCCACCGCGAGTGGCTGCGCCACCTGCCGCCCACGCTCGACCTGGCGCGCGCGGGCGTGTTCCTCTGCCACGGCTCGCCGACCAGCGACACCCAGCACCTGCTCGAGGACGTCGAGCACGGCGGGCTGCGCCTCGCCGCGCCGGGCACGCTCGAGACCCGCGCGTTCGGTGTGGACCGGAGCCTCATCCTCTGCGGCCACTCGCACGTGCCGCACGCGACCGCGCTGAGCGGCGGTCGCCTGGTGGTGAACCCGGGCAGCGTCGGGCTGCAGGCGTACGAGGACGACCACCCCTCCCACCACAGGGTCGAGAACGGCTCGCCGCACGCGCGCTACGCCCTCTGCCACCGCACGCTGCGGGGCTGGAGCGTCGCGTTCCGCTGCGTGGCCTACGATCACTTCCGCGCCGCGGAGACGGCGCGCGCGAACGGCCGCGAGGACTGGGCGCGCTGGCTGGAGACGGGGCGGGCCTGA
- the rdgC gene encoding recombination-associated protein RdgC yields MSLSNGERDACGMGSHLAAWTLSRLTFFPPSPILRPPMPIRRGSVTFARFRAEIPAKRSSDTRRWLARGLAKGAFEALDVERGEDDRAAGFVSAEDPGVTDFTSGVLEGEWALFGFRVDTLRVPASAVRAELDRWIALHEKERGRPPTKGEKATQKDLIRHAHRQRAVPSSKVHDVSLHLGSGELLVWAASRKLVDEIAAAVEGALEIKLTPSSVSALAVRSEISDSALAPTAALTGLSGKEASRGEA; encoded by the coding sequence GTGAGCCTGTCGAACGGTGAGCGGGATGCATGCGGAATGGGAAGTCATCTCGCCGCCTGGACGCTGAGCCGCTTGACCTTCTTCCCGCCCTCCCCCATCTTGCGCCCCCCTATGCCCATCCGACGAGGTTCGGTCACCTTCGCTCGCTTCCGCGCGGAGATCCCCGCGAAGCGCTCCTCCGACACGCGCCGCTGGCTGGCCCGCGGGCTCGCCAAGGGGGCCTTCGAGGCGCTCGATGTCGAACGCGGGGAGGACGATCGGGCGGCGGGGTTCGTCTCCGCTGAGGATCCGGGGGTCACGGACTTCACCTCGGGCGTGCTCGAGGGCGAGTGGGCGCTGTTCGGGTTCCGCGTGGACACGCTGCGCGTGCCGGCCTCGGCGGTCCGGGCAGAGCTGGACCGGTGGATCGCGCTCCACGAGAAGGAGCGTGGCCGGCCGCCGACGAAGGGCGAGAAGGCGACGCAGAAGGACCTCATCCGCCATGCGCACCGGCAGCGGGCGGTTCCTTCCAGCAAGGTGCATGACGTGAGCCTGCACCTCGGGTCTGGCGAGCTGCTGGTGTGGGCGGCGTCGCGCAAGCTGGTGGACGAGATCGCGGCGGCGGTGGAGGGGGCGCTGGAGATCAAGCTGACGCCCTCCTCGGTGAGCGCGCTGGCGGTCCGGTCGGAGATCTCCGATTCGGCGCTGGCTCCCACCGCGGCGCTGACGGGGCTTTCGGGCAAGGAGGCGAGCCGTGGCGAGGCGTGA
- a CDS encoding GTPase: MPANVPPRYKDAELRLHRATTREEKEDALREMIALLPHHKGTDKLLGDLRARLSKLEEEATHAHRPGRRAEVGQVVREGAGQWVMIGPANSGKSSLLAALTHAKPEIAEYPFTTRDPLPGMMEFEDVQVQLVDTPAVGGAQVPAWLPQLVHGADGVLIVLDVAADDLEAGLRSSLELLERARVRPAGRAAAAGASPLERAVPVVVLVNRCDLDDDGTFAALAREAVPPDLFMFSVSAVRGDGLEGLRAVLFRSLHRIRVHTKEPGHAADGGKPFVLPEGATVHDLADRVHHDLAERLKFARLWGPHARFEGQQVDRGHVLGDGDVVELHS, from the coding sequence ATGCCCGCGAACGTTCCGCCCCGGTACAAGGACGCGGAGCTGCGCCTCCATCGCGCCACCACGCGCGAGGAGAAGGAGGACGCGCTCCGCGAGATGATCGCGCTCCTGCCGCATCACAAGGGGACCGACAAGCTGCTCGGGGACCTGCGCGCCCGCCTCTCGAAGCTGGAGGAGGAGGCGACGCACGCGCACCGCCCCGGGCGCCGCGCCGAGGTCGGCCAGGTGGTGCGCGAGGGCGCCGGACAGTGGGTGATGATCGGGCCGGCGAACTCGGGGAAGTCGTCGCTGCTCGCGGCGCTCACCCACGCGAAGCCGGAGATCGCGGAGTACCCGTTCACCACGCGTGATCCGCTGCCGGGGATGATGGAGTTCGAGGACGTGCAGGTGCAGCTCGTGGACACGCCGGCGGTGGGGGGCGCGCAGGTGCCGGCCTGGCTGCCGCAGCTCGTCCACGGGGCGGACGGGGTGCTGATCGTGCTGGACGTGGCGGCGGATGATCTGGAGGCGGGGCTGCGGAGCTCGCTCGAGCTGCTGGAGCGGGCGAGGGTCCGGCCGGCGGGGCGGGCGGCGGCGGCGGGGGCGTCGCCGCTGGAGCGGGCGGTGCCGGTGGTGGTGCTCGTGAACCGGTGCGACCTGGACGACGACGGGACGTTCGCGGCGCTGGCGCGGGAGGCGGTGCCGCCGGATCTGTTCATGTTCTCTGTGTCGGCCGTCCGAGGAGACGGGTTGGAGGGGCTGCGGGCGGTGCTGTTCAGGTCGCTGCACCGGATCCGCGTACACACGAAGGAGCCGGGGCATGCGGCGGACGGCGGGAAGCCGTTCGTGCTGCCGGAGGGGGCGACGGTGCACGACCTGGCGGACCGGGTGCATCACGACCTCGCGGAGCGGCTGAAGTTCGCGCGGCTGTGGGGGCCGCACGCGCGGTTCGAGGGGCAGCAGGTCGACCGGGGGCACGTGCTGGGGGATGGGGATGTGGTGGAGCTGCATTCGTAG
- a CDS encoding GNAT family N-acetyltransferase: MPFLVRFASSTQDRDAAYALRRDVFELEQHIPRPLDRDAFDFSADHVVAFDRGGRCVGTGRVVRTDHRTCHIGRMAVAREARRSGVGAAMLESLERMARLRGIREVVVASQLGSEPFFHARGYRRDGDVFEDQGVPHVHMRKLLLVS; the protein is encoded by the coding sequence ATGCCCTTCCTCGTCCGTTTCGCCTCGTCCACCCAGGACCGCGACGCCGCCTACGCGCTGCGCCGCGACGTCTTCGAGCTCGAGCAGCACATCCCCCGGCCGCTCGACCGCGACGCCTTCGACTTCTCCGCCGACCACGTGGTGGCGTTCGACCGCGGCGGCCGCTGCGTCGGCACGGGCCGGGTGGTCCGGACCGACCACCGCACCTGCCACATCGGCCGCATGGCGGTGGCGCGGGAGGCCCGCCGGAGCGGCGTCGGCGCCGCGATGCTCGAGTCGCTCGAGCGCATGGCTCGCCTGCGCGGGATCCGCGAGGTGGTGGTGGCCTCGCAGCTCGGCTCGGAGCCCTTCTTCCACGCGCGCGGCTACCGGCGCGACGGGGACGTGTTCGAGGACCAGGGCGTCCCGCACGTCCACATGCGCAAGCTCCTGCTGGTGAGCTAG